A region of Streptomyces cinnamoneus DNA encodes the following proteins:
- a CDS encoding LCP family protein: MRHSSGVRGDQADKADKSGDNTEEAKGSTDSKDPDDAEGPGGTGKPKRAAGREADGSGSISGGGSPRRRRLKRIARWSALGLALLVLGVSAAGYLYYEHLNGNIKKNKLNLGDKQLDRSAANADGQRPLNILLLGSDSRNSKENQDLGGARDDADRPPLADVQMLVHVSADRSNMSVISVPRDTRVTIPKCTDPDNGKVYKETNRQIINTSLGNGGPGCTVATWEELTGIPIDHFMMIDFAGVVSMADAVGGVPVCVDSNVYDSKSGLRLSKGSQTVKGEQALQWLRTRHGFEDGSDIGRTHAQHMYMNAMVRQLKGGTKLSDPGQLTDLAEAATRALTVDKDLGSVKKLYDLANDVKRVPSGRITMTTMPWVSDPQDPDAHVIPKPGDSDKLFSLVRNDVALDGKDKKKDGKDQKTTAPASPKQNVPVTVFNGTGTLVEPPVTGRGSDIAAFLVKQGFAKATADSTPRVQADTTLSYPRAVQRADALAVATALGLPESAVRHSPEVQQITLVVGGDWRTGTTYAKAGEGGRAGEGGAAPAPAASASGKPGAENGKPADGKPKADDNKAPESADPLNGDDKSACMKVNPLNRF, translated from the coding sequence ATGCGGCACAGCAGCGGCGTGCGGGGGGACCAGGCCGACAAGGCCGACAAGTCGGGCGATAACACCGAGGAGGCGAAGGGTTCCACGGACTCCAAGGACCCCGACGACGCCGAGGGCCCGGGAGGAACGGGGAAGCCGAAGCGCGCCGCCGGCCGGGAGGCCGACGGCTCCGGCTCCATATCCGGCGGCGGCAGCCCCCGCCGCCGGCGCCTGAAGCGAATAGCCCGCTGGTCGGCGCTCGGTCTGGCGCTGCTCGTCCTCGGTGTCTCCGCCGCCGGCTACCTCTACTACGAGCACCTCAACGGCAACATCAAGAAGAACAAGCTCAACCTCGGTGACAAGCAGCTGGACCGCAGCGCCGCCAACGCGGACGGCCAGCGCCCCCTGAACATCCTCCTCCTGGGCTCCGACAGCCGGAACAGCAAGGAGAACCAGGACCTCGGCGGCGCCCGCGACGACGCCGACCGGCCGCCGCTCGCCGACGTGCAGATGCTGGTGCACGTCTCGGCCGACCGCAGCAACATGTCGGTCATCAGCGTTCCGCGCGACACCCGGGTGACGATCCCCAAGTGCACCGACCCGGACAACGGGAAGGTCTACAAGGAGACCAACCGCCAGATCATCAACACCAGCCTCGGCAACGGCGGCCCGGGCTGCACGGTCGCCACGTGGGAAGAGCTGACCGGCATCCCCATCGACCACTTCATGATGATCGACTTCGCCGGCGTGGTGAGCATGGCCGACGCGGTCGGCGGCGTTCCCGTCTGCGTCGACAGCAACGTCTACGACTCCAAGTCCGGCCTGCGGCTGTCCAAGGGCTCCCAGACGGTCAAGGGCGAGCAGGCCCTGCAGTGGCTGCGCACCCGGCACGGCTTCGAGGACGGCAGCGACATCGGCCGCACCCATGCCCAGCACATGTACATGAACGCGATGGTCCGTCAGCTCAAGGGCGGCACCAAGCTCAGCGACCCGGGCCAGCTCACCGACCTCGCCGAGGCCGCCACCCGGGCGCTCACCGTCGACAAGGACCTCGGCTCGGTCAAGAAGCTCTACGACCTCGCCAACGACGTCAAGCGCGTGCCGTCGGGCCGGATCACGATGACGACGATGCCCTGGGTCTCCGACCCTCAGGACCCGGACGCGCACGTGATCCCCAAGCCGGGCGACTCGGACAAGCTGTTCTCGCTCGTCCGCAACGACGTCGCGCTGGACGGCAAGGACAAGAAGAAGGACGGCAAGGACCAGAAGACCACGGCCCCCGCGTCCCCCAAGCAGAACGTCCCGGTCACCGTCTTCAACGGCACGGGCACCCTCGTCGAGCCGCCGGTCACGGGCCGGGGCTCCGACATCGCCGCGTTCCTGGTCAAGCAGGGCTTCGCCAAGGCCACCGCGGACTCCACGCCGCGCGTGCAGGCGGACACCACGCTCAGCTACCCGAGGGCCGTGCAGCGCGCGGACGCCCTGGCCGTGGCCACGGCCCTGGGGCTGCCGGAGAGCGCGGTGCGCCACTCCCCCGAGGTCCAGCAGATCACGCTGGTCGTGGGCGGGGACTGGCGTACGGGCACGACGTACGCGAAGGCCGGGGAAGGCGGCAGGGCGGGCGAGGGCGGCGCGGCGCCGGCCCCGGCCGCGAGCGCCTCGGGCAAGCCCGGCGCCGAGAACGGCAAGCCCGCGGACGGCAAGCCCAAGGCCGACGACAACAAGGCCCCCGAGAGCGCGGACCCGCTCAACGGCGACGACAAGTCGGCCTGTATGAAGGTCAACCCGCTCAACCGCTTCTAG
- a CDS encoding glycosyltransferase family 2 protein produces MPDQQPPAVSVIMPVLNEERHLRTSVRHILEQEYAGELEVVIALGPSTDRTDEIAAELVREDSRVHTVPNPTGRTPAALNAAIKASRHPIVVRVDGHGMLSPDYIATAVRLLEETGAQNVGGIMHAEGENDWERAVAAAMTSKIGVGNAAFHTGGSAAPADTVYLGVFRREALEQQGGYNEEFIRAQDWELNFRIREAGGLIWFSPELKVSYRPRPTVKALAKQYKDYGRWRHVVARYHQGSINLRYLAAPTAVIAIAAGVVAGAVITPWGFVVPAGYLAAITAGSVPAGKGLPVGARLRIPVALATMHMSWGYGFLTSPRSLAKKVIASRRPAVVR; encoded by the coding sequence ATGCCTGATCAGCAGCCGCCAGCCGTTTCCGTGATCATGCCGGTGCTCAATGAAGAGCGGCATCTGCGCACCTCCGTGCGGCACATCCTGGAGCAGGAGTATGCCGGTGAACTGGAGGTCGTCATCGCCCTCGGTCCGTCCACGGACCGCACGGACGAGATCGCCGCGGAGCTCGTCCGGGAGGACTCCCGGGTGCATACCGTGCCGAATCCCACCGGACGCACCCCTGCCGCACTGAATGCCGCGATCAAGGCATCACGTCACCCGATCGTGGTACGGGTCGACGGTCACGGCATGCTCTCGCCGGACTACATCGCGACCGCCGTGCGGCTGCTGGAGGAGACCGGCGCCCAGAACGTCGGCGGCATCATGCACGCCGAGGGCGAGAACGACTGGGAGCGGGCCGTGGCGGCCGCCATGACCTCGAAGATCGGCGTCGGCAACGCCGCCTTCCACACCGGCGGCTCCGCCGCCCCGGCCGACACCGTCTACCTGGGCGTCTTCCGCCGGGAGGCCCTGGAGCAGCAAGGCGGCTACAACGAGGAGTTCATCCGCGCCCAGGACTGGGAGCTGAACTTCCGCATCCGTGAGGCCGGCGGGCTGATCTGGTTCTCGCCGGAGCTGAAGGTCTCCTACCGGCCGCGCCCCACCGTCAAGGCCCTGGCCAAGCAGTACAAGGACTACGGCCGCTGGCGTCACGTGGTGGCCCGCTACCACCAGGGCTCGATCAACCTGCGCTACCTGGCCGCGCCGACCGCCGTGATCGCCATCGCGGCGGGCGTGGTCGCCGGTGCCGTGATCACGCCCTGGGGCTTCGTCGTCCCGGCCGGCTACCTGGCCGCGATCACCGCCGGCTCGGTGCCGGCCGGCAAGGGGCTGCCCGTGGGCGCCCGGCTGCGGATCCCGGTGGCGCTGGCGACGATGCACATGTCGTGGGGCTACGGCTTCCTGACCAGCCCGCGCTCGCTGGCGAAGAAGGTCATCGCGAGCCGCCGGCCCGCGGTCGTGCGCTGA
- a CDS encoding LCP family protein → MRLATGAAVAVLGTGGIGHAVVYGIDGGIGRVDPFGGLSNRPGGGRGMNVLLVGTDGREKITEDERRRYHLGGVPCHCTDTMMLMHLSADRERATVISLPRDTYTEIPEHADETGGVRPAHPQKLNAAYAEGGPGLTVRAVEQLTGVHVDHYMEIDFTSFMKTVDVVGGVQVCTVRPLKDDYTGLDLPAGTSTLDGGQALQYVRSRHLDGAADLGRMQRQQRFLASLIHKVSDGRLLLNPVKFQEVTSAVLDSVRADRGFGADQLLELGRAMRKLRPASAEFTSVPVAVANYPVAQIGSTVRWDEAAAGKLFQALREDRPVNAVPRAPHRTQDAKPPSRRDGPAPTAVEVAPERIRVQVLNGSGVDGLGRTTDEALRATGFATTGLPAGAPPPADGHTVIGYDPRWDRSAHSLAAALPGAELRPVPGQGPLMKVVLGTDDPRVRPVRAQDPPPQHGGGVPVVTGDQVICPDPA, encoded by the coding sequence ATGCGGCTGGCGACGGGCGCCGCGGTGGCCGTCCTCGGGACCGGCGGGATCGGGCACGCGGTCGTCTACGGCATCGACGGCGGCATCGGCCGGGTCGACCCCTTCGGGGGGCTGTCGAACCGGCCCGGCGGCGGCCGCGGGATGAACGTGCTGCTGGTGGGCACCGACGGCCGGGAGAAGATCACGGAGGACGAGCGCAGGCGCTACCACCTGGGCGGCGTGCCCTGCCACTGCACGGACACGATGATGCTGATGCACCTGTCCGCCGACCGGGAGCGGGCCACGGTGATCAGCTTGCCGCGCGACACCTACACCGAGATCCCCGAACACGCGGACGAGACCGGCGGCGTCCGCCCGGCCCACCCCCAGAAGCTCAACGCCGCCTACGCCGAGGGCGGCCCGGGGCTGACCGTACGGGCGGTCGAGCAGCTCACCGGGGTGCACGTCGACCACTACATGGAGATCGACTTCACCAGCTTCATGAAGACCGTCGACGTGGTGGGCGGCGTGCAGGTGTGCACCGTGCGCCCCCTGAAGGACGACTACACCGGGCTCGACCTGCCTGCGGGCACCAGCACCCTCGACGGGGGCCAGGCCCTGCAGTACGTCCGCTCCCGCCACCTCGACGGGGCCGCCGACCTGGGCCGGATGCAACGGCAGCAGCGGTTCCTCGCCTCGCTGATCCACAAGGTCTCCGACGGCAGGCTGCTGCTGAACCCCGTGAAGTTCCAGGAGGTCACCTCGGCGGTCCTGGACTCCGTCCGCGCCGACCGGGGCTTCGGCGCCGACCAGCTCCTCGAGCTCGGCAGGGCGATGCGCAAGCTCAGACCCGCCTCCGCGGAGTTCACCTCGGTGCCGGTCGCCGTGGCGAACTACCCCGTGGCGCAGATCGGCTCGACGGTCCGCTGGGACGAGGCGGCGGCCGGCAAGCTCTTCCAGGCGCTGCGCGAGGACCGCCCGGTCAACGCCGTCCCGCGCGCCCCGCACCGCACCCAGGACGCCAAGCCGCCGTCCCGCCGGGACGGGCCGGCGCCCACGGCCGTCGAGGTGGCCCCCGAGCGGATCCGCGTCCAGGTGCTCAACGGCAGCGGCGTCGACGGTCTGGGCCGTACGACCGACGAGGCGCTGCGGGCCACCGGCTTCGCGACCACCGGGCTCCCCGCCGGGGCCCCGCCGCCCGCCGACGGGCACACGGTGATCGGCTACGACCCGCGCTGGGACCGCTCGGCCCACTCGCTGGCGGCCGCGCTGCCCGGGGCCGAGCTGCGCCCGGTGCCGGGGCAGGGCCCGCTGATGAAGGTGGTCCTGGGCACCGACGACCCCCGGGTGCGCCCGGTGCGGGCTCAGGACCCGCCGCCGCAGCACGGCGGGGGCGTCCCGGTGGTCACCGGGGACCAGGTGATCTGCCCGGACCCGGCCTAG
- a CDS encoding UDP-glucose dehydrogenase family protein: MALKITVIGTGYLGATHAAAMAELGFEVLGLDVVPEKIETLSRGEVPMYEPGLEDLLRKHVAGIEGSTGRLRFTTSWEEVGEFGDVHFICVNTPQKQGEYACDMSYVESAVTQLAPWLRRPALVVGKSTVPVGSAARLAPLLTKLAPAGTDVELAWNPEFLREGFAVRDTLHPDRIVVGVAGERAEKVLREVYAVPIGEGSPFVVADYPTAELVKTAANSFLATKISFINAMAEVCEAADGDVAKLAEAIGHDERIGRKFLRAGIGFGGGCLPKDIRAFMARAGELGADQALTFLREVDSINMRRRGHMVELARETVGGSFLGRRVAVLGATFKPDSDDVRDSPALNVAGQIHLQGGQVTIYDPKGMENARQVFPTLSYAPSALEACRGAHVVLHLTEWSEFRELDPAALAEVVATPRVLDGRNALDAATWRAAGWTFRAMGRPRA; encoded by the coding sequence ATGGCCCTCAAGATCACTGTGATCGGTACCGGTTACCTCGGCGCCACCCACGCCGCGGCCATGGCGGAGCTCGGATTCGAGGTGCTCGGGCTGGACGTCGTGCCCGAGAAGATCGAGACCCTCTCGCGCGGCGAGGTCCCGATGTACGAGCCGGGCCTTGAGGACCTGCTGCGCAAGCACGTCGCCGGGATCGAGGGCTCGACCGGGCGGCTGCGCTTCACGACCTCCTGGGAGGAGGTCGGCGAGTTCGGCGACGTCCACTTCATCTGTGTGAACACGCCGCAGAAGCAGGGCGAGTACGCGTGCGACATGTCGTACGTCGAGAGCGCCGTGACCCAGCTCGCCCCCTGGCTGCGGCGGCCGGCCCTGGTCGTCGGCAAGTCCACCGTGCCCGTCGGCAGCGCCGCCCGGCTCGCGCCGCTGCTCACCAAGCTGGCCCCGGCCGGCACGGACGTCGAGCTCGCCTGGAACCCGGAGTTCCTGCGCGAGGGCTTCGCCGTGCGGGACACCCTCCACCCCGACCGCATCGTCGTGGGCGTCGCCGGCGAGCGCGCCGAGAAGGTGCTGCGCGAGGTGTACGCCGTCCCCATCGGCGAGGGCTCGCCCTTCGTGGTCGCCGACTACCCGACCGCCGAGCTGGTCAAGACCGCGGCCAACTCCTTCCTCGCCACGAAGATCTCCTTCATCAACGCCATGGCCGAGGTCTGCGAGGCCGCCGACGGCGACGTGGCCAAGCTGGCGGAGGCGATCGGCCACGACGAGCGGATCGGCCGGAAGTTCCTGCGGGCCGGCATCGGCTTCGGCGGCGGCTGCCTGCCGAAGGACATCCGCGCCTTCATGGCCCGCGCCGGCGAGCTCGGCGCCGACCAGGCGCTGACCTTCCTGCGCGAGGTCGACTCCATCAACATGCGCCGCCGCGGCCACATGGTCGAGCTGGCCCGCGAGACCGTCGGCGGCAGCTTCCTCGGCCGCCGTGTGGCCGTGCTGGGCGCGACGTTCAAGCCCGACTCGGACGACGTCCGCGACTCGCCCGCGCTGAACGTCGCCGGCCAGATCCACCTCCAGGGCGGCCAGGTCACCATCTACGACCCCAAGGGCATGGAGAACGCCCGCCAGGTCTTCCCGACCCTCTCCTACGCGCCCAGCGCGCTGGAGGCCTGCCGGGGCGCCCACGTGGTGCTGCACCTCACGGAGTGGTCCGAGTTCCGGGAGCTGGACCCGGCGGCCCTCGCCGAGGTCGTCGCCACCCCCCGCGTCCTCGACGGCCGCAACGCCCTCGACGCCGCCACCTGGCGCGCCGCGGGCTGGACCTTCCGCGCGATGGGCCGCCCGCGGGCCTAG
- a CDS encoding acyl-CoA dehydrogenase family protein: MAGNKDFDLYRPSEEHDELRKVVRSLAEAKIAPYAAEVDEEGRFPQEALDALVAADLHAVHVPEEFGGAGADALATVIVIEEVARVCASSSLIPAVNKLGSLPVVLSGSEELKRKYLGPLAKGDAMFSYCLSEPDAGSDAAGMKTKAVRDGDHYVLNGVKRWITNAGVSEYYTVMAVTDPSKRSKGISAFVVEKSDEGVSFGAPEKKLGIKGSPTREVYLDNVRIPADRMIGEEGTGFATAMKTLDHTRVTIAAQALGIAQGALDYAKGYVQERKQFGKPIADFQGIQFMLADMAMKLEAARQLTYAAAAKSERLDGDLTFFGAAAKCYASDAAMEITTDAVQLLGGYGYTRDYPVERMMRDAKITQIYEGTNQVQRIVMARNLP, translated from the coding sequence TTGGCGGGAAACAAGGACTTCGACCTGTACCGGCCGTCCGAGGAGCACGACGAGCTCCGCAAGGTCGTGCGCTCGCTCGCCGAGGCGAAGATCGCGCCGTACGCCGCCGAGGTGGACGAGGAGGGCCGCTTCCCGCAGGAGGCGCTCGACGCCCTCGTCGCGGCCGACCTGCACGCGGTGCACGTGCCGGAGGAGTTCGGCGGCGCCGGTGCCGACGCGCTCGCCACCGTGATCGTCATCGAGGAGGTGGCGCGCGTGTGCGCCTCGTCCTCCCTGATCCCCGCGGTCAACAAGCTCGGCTCGCTGCCGGTCGTCCTCTCCGGCTCCGAGGAGCTGAAGAGGAAGTACCTGGGCCCGCTCGCCAAGGGCGACGCGATGTTCTCGTACTGCCTGAGCGAGCCGGACGCCGGCTCCGACGCCGCGGGCATGAAGACCAAGGCCGTCCGCGACGGCGACCACTACGTCCTCAACGGCGTCAAGCGCTGGATCACCAACGCCGGCGTCAGCGAGTACTACACGGTCATGGCCGTCACCGACCCCTCGAAGCGCTCGAAGGGCATCTCCGCCTTCGTCGTGGAGAAGTCCGACGAGGGCGTCTCCTTCGGCGCCCCGGAGAAGAAGCTCGGCATCAAGGGCTCGCCGACCCGCGAGGTCTACCTGGACAACGTCCGCATCCCCGCCGACCGCATGATCGGCGAGGAGGGCACCGGCTTCGCGACCGCGATGAAGACCCTGGACCACACCCGCGTCACCATCGCGGCCCAGGCCCTCGGCATCGCCCAGGGCGCGCTGGACTACGCCAAGGGCTACGTCCAGGAGCGCAAGCAGTTCGGCAAGCCGATCGCCGACTTCCAGGGCATCCAGTTCATGCTGGCCGACATGGCCATGAAGCTGGAGGCCGCCCGCCAGCTGACCTACGCCGCCGCCGCGAAGTCCGAGCGCCTGGACGGCGACCTGACCTTCTTCGGCGCCGCGGCCAAGTGCTACGCCTCGGACGCCGCCATGGAGATCACCACGGACGCCGTCCAGCTCCTCGGCGGCTACGGCTACACCCGTGACTACCCGGTCGAGCGCATGATGCGCGACGCCAAGATCACGCAGATTTATGAAGGCACGAACCAGGTGCAGCGCATCGTCATGGCGAGGAACCTGCCGTAG
- a CDS encoding tyrosine-type recombinase/integrase, which translates to MARAWVARSTDDPKKWTAYWYDPDGKQRQKTFETKKRADDHRKRKEQELDAGTYLDDKLAKQPVTAVWQQWTNQRKLENSTKKQYRSIQTTTLEPFFKARSIGSLKVADVEQWLLWMETDRKLSARTRRQRFSFFSGMMDWAVVNEIIGRNPCKKIKHAGSRAKEIREHKTKARRLTTREVLAILDGCPPRYRAMVWLMAGCGLRLGEAMAVARDQIDFKGETLRVDFQITEDGETESGKNSALQRRHIKARDEEEPGRIVPLPPNVAFELRRHIKNHGTWGPEGLLFPNVTRSGYLYASYFYPKIWLTALTKGGVSYCKPHALRHYYGSRMLYAGVPENDVADWMGHSSTDVLRQHYHYIFEGAEQRGRAAIATMLTPGADDPTEQSEVA; encoded by the coding sequence GTGGCAAGGGCATGGGTAGCGCGGTCCACGGACGACCCGAAGAAGTGGACCGCCTACTGGTACGACCCCGACGGCAAGCAGCGGCAGAAGACGTTCGAGACCAAGAAGCGCGCTGACGACCACCGCAAGCGCAAGGAACAGGAACTCGACGCCGGGACCTACCTCGACGACAAGCTGGCCAAGCAGCCCGTGACGGCCGTGTGGCAGCAGTGGACGAACCAACGAAAGCTGGAGAACAGCACCAAGAAGCAGTACCGCTCGATCCAGACGACGACCCTTGAGCCGTTCTTCAAGGCCCGTTCCATCGGCTCGCTGAAGGTCGCGGACGTCGAGCAGTGGCTGTTGTGGATGGAGACCGACCGCAAGCTGTCGGCCAGGACCCGCCGTCAGCGCTTCTCGTTCTTCTCCGGAATGATGGACTGGGCCGTGGTCAACGAGATCATCGGCCGTAACCCGTGCAAGAAGATCAAGCACGCTGGCAGCCGCGCCAAGGAGATACGGGAACACAAGACCAAGGCCCGGCGGCTCACGACGCGGGAAGTCCTGGCCATCCTGGACGGCTGCCCTCCCCGGTACCGCGCGATGGTCTGGCTGATGGCCGGCTGCGGTCTGCGGCTCGGCGAGGCCATGGCTGTGGCCCGCGACCAGATCGATTTCAAGGGCGAGACACTGCGGGTCGACTTCCAGATCACCGAGGACGGCGAGACGGAGTCGGGCAAGAACAGCGCTCTTCAGCGTCGGCACATCAAGGCTCGCGATGAGGAGGAACCCGGCAGGATCGTGCCTCTTCCGCCGAACGTAGCGTTCGAGCTGCGGCGGCACATCAAGAACCACGGGACGTGGGGGCCGGAAGGCTTGCTGTTCCCCAACGTCACCCGGTCGGGCTACCTGTACGCCTCGTACTTCTACCCGAAGATCTGGCTGACCGCGCTCACCAAGGGCGGGGTGTCCTACTGCAAGCCCCACGCCCTCCGGCACTACTACGGCTCCCGCATGCTCTATGCGGGCGTCCCTGAGAACGACGTGGCGGACTGGATGGGTCACAGCAGCACGGACGTGCTCCGGCAGCACTACCACTACATCTTCGAAGGCGCCGAGCAGCGCGGCAGAGCGGCCATCGCCACGATGCTCACGCCCGGCGCGGACGATCCCACCGAGCAGTCGGAGGTGGCCTGA
- a CDS encoding helix-turn-helix domain-containing protein, which produces MTKLMTVDDVAEYLRKPRSWVYDNWRREALPFKKVGQALRCRPADLEKWIDCQAS; this is translated from the coding sequence TTGACCAAGCTGATGACCGTTGACGACGTGGCCGAATATCTGAGGAAGCCCCGCTCGTGGGTGTACGACAACTGGCGACGCGAGGCGCTGCCGTTCAAGAAGGTGGGGCAGGCACTCCGGTGCCGTCCCGCCGACTTGGAGAAGTGGATCGACTGTCAGGCCAGTTGA
- a CDS encoding helix-turn-helix domain-containing protein, whose protein sequence is MLLNLYDPVRGKSRRKDLGLSVPQLAALCGVSSMAVYKYESGELRPSFLTFIKLAHHLRISVASLVEQAGPLCQAKDADGWNVLVKAIYAAEALRHREQGTGRILMTKADARAAAEADRAGICSGAAQGL, encoded by the coding sequence GTGCTCTTGAATCTCTACGACCCGGTTCGCGGTAAGTCTCGTCGAAAGGATCTTGGCCTGTCGGTCCCGCAGTTGGCTGCTCTGTGCGGGGTTTCGTCCATGGCGGTCTACAAGTACGAGAGCGGTGAGCTGCGACCCAGTTTTCTGACCTTCATCAAGCTGGCTCACCATCTGCGCATCAGCGTTGCCTCGCTCGTGGAGCAGGCCGGGCCGCTGTGCCAGGCGAAGGACGCTGACGGCTGGAACGTGCTCGTCAAGGCCATCTACGCCGCCGAGGCACTGCGGCACCGGGAGCAGGGCACAGGGCGAATCCTGATGACGAAGGCTGACGCCCGAGCCGCAGCCGAGGCCGACCGCGCCGGCATCTGCTCCGGGGCCGCACAGGGCCTCTGA
- a CDS encoding P22 phage major capsid protein family protein has protein sequence MSHIVASGALSLLRGATGLANTVHRDAQEEFRGGVGDKVRIRRPEILEAKNFAGSVNAMAKPIKENTVELEITDQPLVATDLTDREMRFSIADFETQVTGPQAAGVADYLEQHIANTISARSAANALGLITMDPKNPRMAIIDAMTYLDKARVSGTRYLAVDPDVKNALMKDDNFSQVSQAGTAESLRGGVIGSAYGFVVVFSPYMKGAVAYVESAFAMAVCQPVAVRGTFSSGGSDRGYAMRWLLDFNGDTLKQRSVMDCYVGSTVLDERRSVGLALKSV, from the coding sequence ATCAGCCACATCGTGGCTTCTGGTGCCCTCAGCCTCCTCCGGGGCGCTACTGGCCTAGCCAACACCGTCCACCGCGACGCACAGGAGGAATTCCGGGGTGGCGTGGGCGATAAGGTCCGCATCCGCCGCCCGGAGATCCTTGAGGCGAAGAACTTCGCCGGGTCCGTCAACGCGATGGCCAAGCCGATCAAGGAAAACACGGTCGAGCTGGAGATCACGGACCAGCCGCTCGTAGCCACGGACCTCACCGACCGCGAGATGCGGTTCAGTATCGCCGACTTCGAGACCCAGGTGACCGGCCCGCAGGCCGCCGGTGTCGCCGACTACCTCGAACAGCACATAGCCAACACGATCAGCGCCAGGAGCGCCGCCAACGCGCTCGGCCTGATCACCATGGACCCGAAGAACCCGCGCATGGCGATCATCGACGCCATGACCTACCTGGACAAGGCCCGGGTCTCTGGTACCCGGTATCTGGCCGTTGACCCGGACGTGAAGAACGCTCTGATGAAGGACGACAACTTCAGCCAGGTCAGCCAGGCCGGCACAGCCGAGTCCCTGCGCGGCGGCGTCATCGGCTCCGCGTACGGCTTCGTGGTCGTCTTCTCCCCGTACATGAAGGGCGCCGTGGCCTACGTCGAATCGGCCTTCGCCATGGCCGTCTGCCAGCCGGTCGCAGTCCGCGGGACGTTCTCCTCGGGCGGCTCTGACCGGGGCTATGCGATGCGTTGGCTCCTGGACTTCAATGGCGACACTCTTAAGCAGAGGTCCGTCATGGACTGCTATGTCGGCTCGACTGTCTTGGACGAACGGCGCTCTGTGGGACTGGCCCTTAAGTCTGTCTAG
- a CDS encoding Lsr2 family DNA-binding protein: protein MRKTVLVPVRKSYCDAHIAKDGTEVEATASLSLGSHTWDLCLEHDVVFGRYLTDALGVPAEAPATSVVTGQGDADSRGLTHAVEGHVPDSGGLTPTMSVSAQDEPENDDDPGEVEHDEPERPSVMVSGDVPGYLIDEAREAVRNCGYDVVGRADDSTVLIICGEGAERNATKLADARERDLPCMDATVPGRFKSAVRAGEFTGGDPLPEPVKVGRSGLSERERNRLVRSWARENGYKVPDKGRIPMHVRHGYELSHKTTPDGEAVAA, encoded by the coding sequence ATGCGTAAGACCGTTCTCGTTCCCGTGCGCAAGAGCTACTGCGACGCTCACATAGCGAAGGACGGGACCGAGGTAGAGGCGACGGCATCGCTGTCTCTCGGGTCTCACACGTGGGATCTGTGCCTGGAACACGACGTCGTGTTCGGCCGGTATCTGACGGACGCTCTGGGGGTGCCTGCTGAAGCTCCGGCCACATCGGTGGTCACGGGGCAGGGCGACGCCGATAGCAGGGGCCTGACCCATGCTGTTGAGGGTCACGTCCCGGATAGTGGGGGTCTGACCCCCACTATGAGTGTGAGTGCACAGGACGAGCCGGAGAACGACGACGATCCGGGCGAGGTTGAGCATGACGAGCCGGAGCGTCCGTCTGTGATGGTCAGTGGTGACGTGCCCGGGTACTTGATCGATGAGGCACGGGAAGCGGTGCGTAACTGTGGCTACGACGTGGTGGGGCGTGCTGATGACTCCACTGTGTTGATCATCTGTGGTGAGGGTGCGGAGCGGAACGCCACGAAGCTTGCCGACGCCAGGGAACGCGATCTGCCCTGCATGGACGCGACCGTACCGGGCCGGTTCAAGTCCGCCGTTCGGGCGGGTGAGTTCACGGGAGGTGACCCGCTCCCTGAGCCGGTGAAGGTCGGCCGGTCGGGGCTGAGCGAGCGGGAGCGGAACCGGTTGGTTCGTTCGTGGGCCCGGGAGAACGGCTACAAGGTGCCCGACAAGGGCCGCATCCCCATGCACGTACGGCACGGCTACGAACTGAGCCACAAGACCACGCCCGACGGGGAAGCGGTAGCAGCCTGA